The Tubulanus polymorphus chromosome 4, tnTubPoly1.2, whole genome shotgun sequence genomic interval CACTAATGTACATCGAGTCTAGTTCATCTTTGTGAGTATGTTGATCGACATTTGAACAGAATATTTTTTAACGATTTACGGAAGGAAGGACTAGCtagaacaaaaataatgaaattactAACCGAATCGATTCTATTGAGTAGATCTACCACGGGATCTGTAATTCCTTCAACTGGATATTTAATCTTTTTAAAACGCTTCAAACTGATCAGAATGTTGTTTATACCACCGGGCAATTCAAACAATGCATGTAGACCTATGATACATAATGTCATTTTCATCGCTTGCGTCGAATTTTTGTCGCTAGTACTTGCAGCCACTTTCTTTTGACGCCTGCGTATTTGCATTGTTAATATCAGCGTTGCAACGGTGAACGCTGCGAGAAACGTTAACGGTGCCAACGAACTTAATGTAGAACCATAATACCGACCGAAAGATACATTAACCCTTCCAAAAATTACTCTATAACCGGGTTTCCTGTACGGACACGTTCGTTTCGTCCATTTAAGTCCGAGGAAGAAGTATCTATACATTTGACTACAAATTGAAAGTAACGTCAGCCCAATCACTACGACAAGACATCGCCTACGTGTGAACCATTTAAGGGCTTTAAAAGGAAACGCAACATGAACGAGTCTGTCTAAACTCATTAGAACTATCGTCCAATTCCGATTCTGTAGAGCTATGCCCTTGGCGGTTACTGTACTAATCAGCATCAGTGGTTGCATCGCAGCCGA includes:
- the LOC141904425 gene encoding somatostatin receptor type 2-like, with the protein product MDGNVTTPQFSSRISLCSIKPKTQYALFPLHVYLGIPASVIGIILNVLSVVVLNHMSAQSFNSALFLLKYLSVADSVFLVTDLNYRGLRYLITMIQLGYDVFRMSAAMQPLMLISTVTAKGIALQNRNWTIVLMSLDRLVHVAFPFKALKWFTRRRCLVVVIGLTLLSICSQMYRYFFLGLKWTKRTCPYRKPGYRVIFGRVNVSFGRYYGSTLSSLAPLTFLAAFTVATLILTMQIRRRQKKVAASTSDKNSTQAMKMTLCIIGLHALFELPGGINNILISLKRFKKIKYPVEGITDPVVDLLNRIDSVSNFIIFVLASPSFRKSLKNILFKCRSTYSQR